In the Streptomyces coeruleoprunus genome, GGGACGACAGCTCCTTCTCGGCCCTCGACGAGTCGGGGCTGTCGTCCGGCCATTCGGTGCGCCGGGCCATGGCCTAGCCCTTGGCTGCCGTGGCCTTGGTCGCCTTGGTGGCCTTGGTCGCCGGGGCCGGGACCGACTTGGCGGCCTCGTCCGTGGCCGCCGTGGCCGCGGCGTCCGCGCCCGGCTCGGCCGCCGGCGCGTCCGGCCGGACTCCGACGCCCAGCTTCTCCTTGATCTTCTTCTCGATCTCGTTGGCGAGGTCGGGGTTGTCCTTGAGGAAGTTCCGGGCGTTCTCCTTGCCCTGGCCCAGCTGATCGCCCTCGTACGTGTACCAGGCGCCCGCCTTGCGGATGAAGCCGTGCTCCACGCCCATGTCGATCAGGCCGCCCTCGCGGCTGATGCCCTCGCCGTAGAGGATGTCGAACTCGGCCTGCTTGAAGGGGGGCGCGACCTTGTTCTTGACGACCTTGCAGCGGGTGCGGTTGCCGACCGCCTCCGTGCCGTCCTTGAGGGTCTCGATACGGCGGATGTCGATGCGCACCGAGGCGTAGAACTTCAGCGCGCGGCCACCCGTCGTGGTCTCCGGCGAGCCGAACATCACGCCGATCTTCTCGCGGAGCTGGTTGATGAAGATCGCCGTGGTCTTGGACTGGTTCAGCGCGCTGGTGATCTTCCGGAGAGCCTGGCTCATCAGCCGGGCCTGGAGACCCACGTGCGAGTCGCCCATCTCGCCCTCGATCTCGGCGCGCGGCACGAGCGCGGCCACCGAGTCGATGACGATCAGGTCGAGCGCGCCGGAGCGGACCAGCATGTCGACGATCTCCAGGGCCTGCTCGCCGTTGTCCGGCTGCGACAGGATCAGGTTGTCGATGTCGACGCCGAGCTTCCTGGCGTACTCCGGGTCGAGGGCGTGCTCCGCGTCGACGAAGGCGACCTGTCCGCCGGCCTTCTGCGCGTTGGCCACGGCGTGCAGGGTCAGGGTCGTCTTACCGGAGGACTCCGGGCCGTAGATCTCCACCACACGGCCGCGCGGCAGGCCACCGACGCCGAGCGCCACGTCGAGCGCGGTCGAGCCGGTCGGGATGACCTCGATGGGCTCCTTCGACCGCTCGCCCATGCGCATCACTGCGCCCTTGCCGAACTGTCGTTCAATCTGTGCGAGCGCGGCGTCGAGCGCCTTCTCGCGGTCGGTTCCTGCCATGGGTTCCACCCGGTTTGCTTGAGTCGATCGCTTCACGTCAAAGACGCTAACCCCTGCCACTGACAACGCGCCCTGACGAGCCTCCGGCCTGTGGAAAACCACGGGTGAGCCCCGGTGAACCCCGGCCGCACACCCATGAGAATGGATGTTCGATTTTGGTGTCAAGCGAGCCACACCGGCACGCACCATCGGCGCGTGAGCAGCGCAGAGCATCCGCCTCAGGTGCGGCGGCGAGAGAGCTCGCGATGCACACCGATCCTGCCTTGGAGACACTTGATCTTGGATCTTGGAGGGCGACATCCAGGCACTACAGCCGTCCGCCCGCGTTCTGGGCGCACGTCCGGTTCGATCAGGTGACCCCTGCCCGCCCGACCCCCCGGCCGATCGACAGCGAGAGCCTCACCGGGCGGTAACGGCGCCGACAG is a window encoding:
- the recA gene encoding recombinase RecA yields the protein MAGTDREKALDAALAQIERQFGKGAVMRMGERSKEPIEVIPTGSTALDVALGVGGLPRGRVVEIYGPESSGKTTLTLHAVANAQKAGGQVAFVDAEHALDPEYARKLGVDIDNLILSQPDNGEQALEIVDMLVRSGALDLIVIDSVAALVPRAEIEGEMGDSHVGLQARLMSQALRKITSALNQSKTTAIFINQLREKIGVMFGSPETTTGGRALKFYASVRIDIRRIETLKDGTEAVGNRTRCKVVKNKVAPPFKQAEFDILYGEGISREGGLIDMGVEHGFIRKAGAWYTYEGDQLGQGKENARNFLKDNPDLANEIEKKIKEKLGVGVRPDAPAAEPGADAAATAATDEAAKSVPAPATKATKATKATAAKG